One part of the Saprospiraceae bacterium genome encodes these proteins:
- a CDS encoding GIY-YIG nuclease family protein, which produces MYTVYILFSEALKKYYVGSTQHFIIRFEEHNRGKSNFTSTGIPWILVKKIEVNSRAEALRLETKIKKRGIERYLKNSNHL; this is translated from the coding sequence ATGTATACAGTTTATATATTATTTAGTGAAGCATTAAAAAAGTATTATGTTGGATCAACCCAACATTTTATTATTCGTTTTGAAGAACATAATCGTGGCAAATCAAATTTTACAAGTACAGGAATACCTTGGATACTTGTTAAAAAAATTGAAGTAAACTCTCGTGCTGAAGCCCTGCGGCTTGAAACAAAAATCAAGAAAAGAGGTATAGAAAGATATTTGAAAAACAGCAATCATTTGTAA
- a CDS encoding gliding motility-associated C-terminal domain-containing protein — protein MKFLVSNFRKTPYHLWVFYLFLFWYQTKNVQAQVKCCCGTVQEMNFPGLDFEFGPDPPPGWFNNYFSGSFMGPWNITTGSVDHVDKDHYIMTSYGNPNGPSNYVDLYGSPGFASGPGTMKYPLTGLTPGYLYTIEFYYAIFLLPGNYSASLRIAKGNWLNVSWSANNPGNVIWLKASYNFTAQASSADMEFSDSGGTPSYGQIGMLIDDIKIFECPNDQEKPVVNNPQDDLEVECEKDIPKVPKLDITDNCDINPAVSFKESKEIINPCTSKITREWTIKDACGNIAFENQIIDIIDKTPPEFIKLPETKVVYCEQDIVKEFNDWIKKNGYAIAADVCGAVSWRFYVDRLPKKYCDSTVVDFIAIDHCGQEHVESAAFIVKDTLAPKFTIQAQSKNYVCIPNTIDSLRNWLKFFGFSKVSTDCDTVILSSNFNGDTTKNPLKVTFYAKDRCGNSDSTTASFLYRSNSDTFRITEYSCAFTSNTIDTNKYTVNGCDSIVIHQKIKRLSDSTLISLNTCDPNQKLTDTIYLLNSNGCDSVIFYQYQLNTIHQSVTQNFSCLIQNTFNDTIIVSGQFCDSLLITEHIPLPTDSILIQNFTCDSTKQGVVVTNLKNNFGCDSIVTVNTIFTAQQITQLLKQECGLSKNYIDTTIFNVGNCDSLVITSHIALRIDSNFIQSATCDPSKTGFFTKAFLNQLGCDSIVIETILLNPSDSVFISKNSCLLSQAGTITLKLSNRFGCDSIIQTTTSFIPADTLYLQLNTCNQNNVRIDTTIFTTATCDSLVITDIRFTPADTSISNLFTCNPSNVGIDTLIFTTNTCDSVVFQTTTLLPSDTTTILMTSCLPAMVGLDTLILNNTLGCDSVIFLNTSYAPLRLNYQLDSINCFNQNDGAFKILNSTDFGSPFEIYFNNTILANQSQIHNLVPGTYEVFVKDNQGCLTDSVLFTLENPTELITDLGNDLEVKQGTRVQLNLQSNRNLRSVFWQPSNISNCVSCNQIDVIIDQDTWVYTLAIDDRNCSSLDSIFIRVKKSGNVFAPNVFSPNGDNINDYFYIQGFDQAIVEILFIYDRWGNKVFEAKNVPVNDPSKGWNGKFVDKQMNPGVYVYFAKVRLGGGTQIDMKGDLTLIR, from the coding sequence ATGAAATTCTTAGTCTCAAATTTTAGAAAGACTCCATATCACTTATGGGTGTTTTATTTGTTTTTATTTTGGTATCAAACTAAAAATGTACAGGCTCAGGTAAAATGCTGTTGCGGCACAGTTCAAGAAATGAATTTTCCTGGTCTTGACTTTGAATTTGGTCCAGATCCCCCACCCGGATGGTTTAATAATTATTTTTCGGGCAGCTTTATGGGTCCTTGGAATATTACAACCGGCAGCGTAGACCATGTTGATAAAGATCATTATATTATGACGAGCTATGGCAATCCAAACGGCCCTTCAAATTATGTTGACTTATATGGATCACCAGGATTTGCCAGTGGACCCGGAACCATGAAGTACCCCCTAACAGGATTAACCCCTGGATATCTTTACACCATTGAATTTTATTATGCAATTTTTTTATTACCAGGAAATTATAGCGCTTCTTTAAGAATAGCAAAAGGAAATTGGTTAAATGTAAGTTGGAGTGCAAATAACCCTGGTAATGTTATTTGGTTGAAAGCATCCTATAATTTTACTGCACAAGCAAGCTCTGCAGATATGGAATTTTCAGATTCAGGCGGTACCCCTTCATATGGTCAGATTGGTATGTTGATCGATGATATAAAAATTTTTGAATGTCCAAATGATCAAGAAAAACCAGTTGTAAACAATCCACAAGATGATCTTGAAGTAGAATGTGAAAAAGATATTCCAAAAGTTCCAAAACTGGACATCACTGATAATTGTGATATAAATCCAGCGGTAAGTTTCAAAGAATCTAAAGAAATTATTAATCCTTGCACTTCTAAAATTACCCGTGAATGGACCATTAAAGATGCTTGCGGAAATATTGCATTTGAAAATCAGATTATAGATATTATTGATAAAACACCACCTGAATTTATAAAATTACCCGAAACTAAGGTTGTGTATTGCGAACAGGATATTGTTAAAGAATTTAATGACTGGATTAAAAAGAATGGATATGCAATTGCAGCCGATGTGTGTGGCGCTGTAAGCTGGAGATTTTATGTAGATCGACTTCCAAAAAAATATTGCGACAGCACGGTAGTTGATTTTATTGCAATAGATCATTGCGGACAAGAGCATGTTGAATCTGCTGCCTTTATCGTAAAAGATACACTCGCACCAAAATTTACAATACAAGCACAATCTAAAAATTATGTTTGTATTCCTAATACAATTGATTCTTTAAGAAACTGGCTAAAATTCTTTGGTTTTTCAAAAGTTAGTACCGACTGTGATACCGTAATTCTTTCATCTAATTTTAATGGGGATACTACAAAAAATCCTCTTAAAGTTACTTTTTATGCAAAAGATCGTTGTGGAAATTCAGATAGCACAACCGCAAGTTTTTTATACCGAAGTAATAGCGATACTTTTAGAATTACCGAATACTCCTGTGCATTTACAAGTAATACAATTGATACGAATAAATATACTGTGAATGGTTGTGATAGTATTGTCATTCATCAAAAAATAAAACGACTTTCCGATTCTACTTTGATTTCTTTAAATACCTGTGATCCAAATCAAAAATTAACCGACACAATCTATCTACTCAATTCTAACGGTTGTGATTCTGTCATTTTTTACCAATATCAATTAAACACTATTCATCAATCAGTAACTCAGAATTTTAGCTGTCTGATTCAAAATACTTTTAATGATACCATTATTGTCTCCGGTCAATTTTGTGATTCTCTTTTAATTACTGAACATATTCCTTTGCCTACTGACAGTATCTTGATTCAGAATTTTACTTGTGATTCCACAAAGCAAGGTGTTGTCGTTACAAATCTCAAAAATAATTTTGGCTGCGATAGTATTGTAACTGTAAATACGATTTTTACTGCTCAACAAATTACACAACTTCTCAAACAAGAATGTGGTCTTTCTAAAAATTATATTGACACCACCATTTTTAACGTTGGCAATTGTGATAGTCTCGTAATTACTTCTCACATCGCACTTCGTATAGACAGCAATTTTATACAAAGTGCTACCTGCGATCCAAGTAAAACCGGATTCTTCACTAAAGCTTTCTTAAATCAGCTAGGCTGCGATAGTATTGTTATTGAAACCATTCTTTTAAATCCTTCGGATTCGGTTTTTATTTCAAAAAATTCTTGTCTTCTTTCTCAGGCTGGCACCATTACACTAAAACTTAGTAACCGTTTTGGTTGTGATAGTATTATTCAAACAACAACCAGCTTTATTCCTGCAGATACCCTTTACTTGCAATTGAATACTTGCAATCAAAATAATGTTCGTATCGATACCACAATATTTACAACAGCAACGTGTGATAGTTTAGTCATCACCGATATTCGTTTTACACCTGCTGACACGAGCATTTCAAATCTGTTTACCTGCAACCCTTCGAACGTTGGGATCGATACTTTGATCTTTACAACCAACACCTGCGATAGTGTCGTTTTTCAAACTACAACTTTGCTACCTTCGGACACGACCACAATTTTAATGACTTCTTGTTTGCCTGCTATGGTAGGATTGGATACTTTAATTCTTAATAATACTTTAGGATGTGATAGCGTAATTTTTTTGAATACTTCCTATGCGCCGTTGCGATTAAATTATCAACTGGATTCTATTAACTGTTTTAATCAAAACGATGGCGCCTTTAAAATCCTAAATAGTACTGATTTTGGTTCACCCTTTGAAATTTATTTCAATAATACAATTCTTGCAAATCAAAGTCAAATCCATAATTTAGTTCCGGGTACCTATGAAGTCTTTGTCAAAGACAATCAGGGTTGTTTGACCGATTCTGTTTTGTTTACATTAGAGAATCCAACGGAATTAATTACCGATTTAGGAAATGATCTCGAAGTTAAACAAGGAACTCGTGTGCAACTTAATTTACAATCTAATAGAAATCTTCGATCTGTTTTTTGGCAACCTTCCAATATCAGTAATTGTGTTAGTTGCAATCAAATTGATGTAATCATCGATCAGGATACCTGGGTTTATACACTTGCCATTGATGACCGGAATTGCAGTAGTTTAGATTCCATTTTTATCCGGGTTAAAAAATCTGGGAATGTTTTTGCTCCCAATGTCTTTTCTCCTAATGGCGATAACATCAATGATTATTTCTATATTCAAGGATTTGATCAAGCAATTGTAGAAATCTTATTTATTTATGACCGCTGGGGAAATAAGGTATTTGAAGCTAAAAATGTTCCGGTTAATGACCCAAGTAAAGGCTGGAATGGCAAATTTGTGGATAAACAGATGAATCCAGGGGTTTATGTCTATTTTGCTAAAGTACGCTTAGGTGGTGGAACACAGATAGATATGAAAGGAGATTTGACATTAATTCGTTAA